A region of Vigna radiata var. radiata cultivar VC1973A chromosome 10, Vradiata_ver6, whole genome shotgun sequence DNA encodes the following proteins:
- the LOC106775374 gene encoding uncharacterized protein LOC106775374 — protein sequence METKKLRVTVQVQVLLLIMTMVASPIMSCPPTDGKSCKDCLVNQMKNVCPFCTPILHCMARCLWDGTSRPNCITKCNINTAYPTLSDCKRCMSKCKCSCAN from the coding sequence ATGGAGACGAAGAAGCTCAGAGTAACAGTCCAGGTCCAAGTGCTGTTGCTGATCATGACGATGGTGGCTTCACCTATCATGAGCTGCCCACCCACAGATGGAAAGAGTTGCAAAGACTGCCTTGTAAACCAGATGAAAAACGTCTGTCCATTCTGCACGCCAATCCTACACTGCATGGCTCGCTGCTTGTGGGATGGCACTTCAAGGCCCAATTGCATCACCAAATGCAACATCAACACCGCTTACCCAACACTCTCAGATTGCAAGAGATGCATGTCCAAGTGCAAGTGCAGCTGTGCCAACTAG
- the LOC106775375 gene encoding BAG family molecular chaperone regulator 5, mitochondrial, whose amino-acid sequence MKPSSKSGSFSSYSTSTTLTYTYHYDHTPPPPANSIPQPSPSPSPSAAAATIQSAYRAHRIRALYRKIAAVDSEADRLQRLIQRQDTVDAVRTDHLEKLRMNEALMALLLKLDSVPGIDPTVRDARRKVTRRIVGLQEILDSVSESQIDESGWWSMKNWDELLADMEESICRERGGDEMERFCAQNLGFRCLQRFLREP is encoded by the coding sequence ATGAAACCCTCTTCCAAATCAGGTTCCTTCTCCTCCTACTCAACTTCCACCACCCTCACCTACACCTACCACTATGACCACACTCCACCGCCACCCGCCAATTCCATTCCTCAACCATCCCCCTCCCCCTCCCCCTCCGCCGCCGCAGCTACCATCCAATCCGCCTATCGCGCCCACCGCATCCGGGCCCTCTACCGGAAAATAGCTGCGGTCGACTCCGAAGCCGACCGGCTGCAGCGCTTGATCCAGCGGCAGGACACGGTGGACGCCGTGCGCACCGACCACCTCGAGAAGCTCAGAATGAACGAGGCGCTCATGGCCCTGCTGCTGAAGCTGGACTCTGTGCCCGGAATTGATCCGACGGTCAGGGATGCGCGAAGGAAAGTCACCCGTCGGATCGTGGGCCTCCAGGAGATACTGGACTCTGTATCGGAGAGCCAGATTGATGAGTCCGGCTGGTGGTCTATGAAGAATTGGGACGAACTATTGGCCGACATGGAAGAAAGTATTTGTCGCGAAAGAGGCGGTGATGAAATGGAACGGTTTTGCGCTCAAAATCTCGGCTTTCGCTGCCTACAGAGGTTTCTTCGTGAACCTTGA
- the LOC106776178 gene encoding fumarylacetoacetase — protein sequence MAVLKSFVEVHPDSHFPIQNLPYGVFKPQPSSSPRPGVAIGDYVLDLSEVASAGLFDGPLLRNSDSFLQPNLNKFVSLGRPAWKEARATLQKLLSATEPTLRDNKELRQKALVPLSSVELLLPVVVGDYTDFFTSLHHTKNCGLIFRGPQTPVLDNWYRLPVAYHGRASSVVISGTDIVRPRGQAHPSGGSTPYFGPSLKLDFELEMATIVGPGNELGKPVDINNAEDHIFGLVLMNDWSARDIQAWEYIPLGPFLGKSFGTTISPWIVTLEALEPFASQAPKQDPPPLPYLTEKVSKSYDISLEAHIKPAGHEDSGVVTRTNLNHLYWTLTQQLAHHTINGCNLRPGDLLGTGTVSGPEPESRGCLLELTWNGQNALSVNGLNRKFLEDGDEVIITGYCKGSDYTIGFGTCSGKIVPAAP from the exons ATGGCTGTGCTAAAATCTTTCGTTGAGGTTCATCCAGATTCTCACTTCCCAATACAGAACCTTCCTTACGGAGTCTTCAAGCCCCAACCCTCTTCGTCTCCTCGCCCCGGGGTCGCCATCGGCGACTACGTCCTCGACCTCTCTGAAGTCGCTTCCGCGGGCCTCTTCGACGGTCCTCTCCTCCGAAACTCCGATTCCTTCCTCCAG CCTAATCTAAATAAGTTTGTATCCCTTGGAAGGCCGGCCTGGAAGGAAGCCCGTGCCACTCTTCAAAAGCTTTTATCAG CAACGGAGCCAACCTTGAGGGACAACAAGGAATTGAGGCAGAAGGCACTTGTGCCTTTG AGTAGCGTGGAGTTGCTTCTCCCTGTTGTTGTTGGGGACTATACTGATTTCTTTACATCTCTGCATCACACTAAAAACTGCGGGCTCATATTTCGTGGGCCGCAGACTCCTGTTCTAGATAATTG GTACCGACTGCCTGTTGCATACCATGGACGGGCATCTTCTGTTGTTATTTCCGGAACAGATATTGTTCGACCAAG AGGTCAAGCTCATCCATCTGGCGGTTCTACACCCTACTTTGGCCCTTCATTAAAGCTAGACTTTGAGTTGGAAATG GCTACTATTGTTGGACCTGGAAATGAATTGGGAAAACCAGTGGATATTAACAACGCTGAAGATCACATCTTTGGACTTGTTCTAATGAATGACTGGAGTG CTCGAGATATTCAGGCATGGGAATATATTCCTCTTGGTCCTTTTCTTGGAAAGAGTTTTG GTACCACAATATCTCCTTGGATTGTGACCCTGGAAGCATTAGAACCTTTTGCTTCCCAAGCCCCAAAACAG GATCCTCCTCCACTTCCATATTTGACAGAAAAAGTGTCCAAAAGCTATGATATTTCCCTAGAG GCTCACATAAAACCTGCTGGGCATGAAGATTCAGGTGTGGTGACACGAACTAATCTAAATCACTT ATATTGGACATTGACCCAGCAACTTGCTCACCATACAATCAATGGTTGCAACCTTAGGCCAGGCGATCTCCTTGGAACTGGGACAGTTAGTGGTCCT GAGCCGGAGTCCCGTGGATGCTTGCTAGAGTTAACGTGGAATGGACAAAACGCACTATCTGTAAATGGGTTAAACCGGAAATTTCTTGAAGATGGAGATGAAGTCATCATAACCGGATATTGCAAG GGAAGTGATTACACTATTGGGTTTGGTACCTGCTCTGGCAAGATTGTTCCCGCAGCTCCCTGA
- the LOC106775719 gene encoding transcription initiation factor IIF subunit alpha yields the protein MSTDLQLKSSCSGCGSTTDLYGSNCKHMTLCLSCGKTMAENRSKCVDCGVTLTRLIREYNVRASSTNDKNYFIGRFMTGLPDFSKKKSAENKWALQKEGLHGRQITDTLREKYKNKPWLLEDETGQSQYHGHLEGSQSATYYLLMKERKEFVAIPAGSWYNFNKVAQYKQLTLEEAEEKMKNRKKTADGYQRWMMKVANNGAAAFGEHGKFEDKESNTGGGRSRKKTGEDDEGHVSDKGEEDEDEESERKSRLGLNKRAGDDDEEGPRGGDHDLDDDDVEKGDDWEHEEIFTDDDEAVGNDPEEREELAPEVPAPPEIKQDEEEEDEDNEEGGGLSKSGKELKKLLGKASGLNESDAEDEDDDDDDMDDEVGNPPVIATKQKDAPKEEPVDISPSKPAATGPARGTPSSKSSKGKRKSNEEVKPANTATPKKVKQENEPKSSTKDVNGSASKSSAPPKGTPPSSSKPGSSGTATGPVSEEEIRAVLRQKTPVTTQDLVAKFKARLRSSEDKQAFAEILKRISKIQKTANGSSYVILRDK from the exons ATGTCGACGGACCTGCAATTGAAATCGAGTTGTAGCGGATGCGGATCAACGACGGATCTCTACGGAAGCAATTGCAAGCACATGACTCTGTGCTTGAGTTGCGGCAAAACCATGGCCGAGAATCGCTCCAAATGCGTCGATTGTGGTGTCACCCTTACTCGCCTGATTCGA GAATACAATGTTCGTGCAAGTTCTACCAATGACAAGAACTACTTTATTGGAAGGTTCATGACCGGTTTACCAGATTTTTCGAAGAAGAAAAGTGCTGAGAACAAGTGGGCTCTGCAGAAGGAAGGACTGCACGGTCGCCAAATAACTGATACTTTGCGG GAGAAGTACAAGAACAAGCCTTGGCTCTTGGAGGACGAAACAGGTCAGTCCCAGTACCATGGTCATCTAGAAGGTTCACAATCGGCTACATATTACCTGCTAatgaaagaaaggaaggaaTTTGTTGCCATTCCTGCTGGTTCTTG GTACAACTTTAACAAGGTTGCTCAATATAAGCAATTGACATTGGAGGAAGCagaagagaagatgaagaatagAAAGAAAACTGCAGATGGATATCAGAGATGGATGATGAAAGTAGCAAATAATGGCGCAGCTGCATTTGGTGAACATGGAAAATTTGAGGACAAGGAAAGCAACACAGGTGGAGGGAGAAGCCGTAAAAAAACTGGTGAGGATGATGAAGGTCATGTTTCTGATAAGGGAGAGGAGGATGAAGACGAGGAATCCGAAAGGAAGAGTAGACTTGGACTTAATAAAAGAGccggtgatgatgatgaagaaggtCCAAGGGGAGGGGACCATGAtctagatgatgatgatgttgagaaGG GTGATGACTGGGAGCATGAAGAAATATTCACTGATGATGATGAAGCTGTTGGAAATGACCCTGAGGAAAGGGAGGAGTTGGCTCCTGAAGTTCCTGCTCCTCCTGAAATAAAACAG gatgaagaggaggaggatgaaGATAATGAAGAAGGGGGAGGTCTGAGTAAATCTGGGAAAGAGCTGAAGAAGCTGCTTGGGAAAGCTAGTGGCCTGAATGAATCTGACGCagaggatgaagatgatgatgatgatgat ATGGATGACGAGGTTGGCAATCCTCCTGTGATTGCTACGAAGCAGAAGGATGCCCCTAAGGAAGAACCTGTTGACATTAGCCCTTCAAAGCCAGCAGCAACAGGACCTGCTCGTGGAACACCATCTTCGAAGTCTTcaaagggaaagagaaaatcAAATGAAGAAGTAAAACCAGCAAATACTGCAACACCAAAAAAGGTGAAACAGGAAAAT GAACCAAAATCGTCTACCAAAGATGTAAATGGGTCTGCATCTAAAAGCAGTGCACCTCCCAAAGGTACACCTCCATCATCATCAAAGCCTGGGTCTTCCGGAACAGCTACTGGACCTGTGAGTGAGGAAGAAATTAGGGCTGTTTTAAGGCAGAAGACTCCAGTGACCACTCAGGATCTTGTAGCTAAATTTAAGGCAAGATTGAGATCTTCAGAG GATAAGCAAGCATTTGCTGAGATCCTGAAGAGAATCTCTAAAATACAGAAGACTGCAAATGGATCCAGTTATGTTATCCTGAGAGATAAGTGA
- the LOC106775720 gene encoding umecyanin: MKMGKGIIFTVAMVVICLGGKGVAGHQHHVVGADRGWDPTSDLVSWSSGRVFRVGDQIWLAYSVAQGLVAELKSKEEYEACDVRNPIKMYTEGLHSIPLESEGMRYFVSTQPQNCKNGLKLHIEVLPQGQGITDNKYSTLSDFQAAAPTTPSASTRYAQSTVLSLSVLFFLIIYLAY, translated from the exons ATGAAAATGGGTAAAGGGATCATTTTTACCGTTGCAATGGTGGTCATTTGCCTGGGTGGAAAAGGGGTGGCAGGACACCAGCATCATGTGGTCGGAGCAGACCGTGGCTGGGATCCAACCTCAGACCTTGTTTCCTGGTCTTCTGGCAGGGTCTTCAGGGTTGGAGACCAAATTT GGCTGGCATACTCAGTGGCACAGGGACTGGTGGCTGAGCTGAAAAGCAAAGAGGAATATGAGGCGTGTGATGTGAGAAATCCCATCAAAATGTACACAGAGGGTCTGCATTCTATCCCACTTGAGAGTGAAGGAATGAGGTACTTTGTGAGCACCCAACCTCAGAACTGCAAAAATGGTCTGAAGCTCCACATTGAGGTTCTGCCACAGGGCCAAGGCATCACAGACAATAAGTATTCCACCCTATCTGATTTTCAGGCTGCTGCACCCACTACTCCTTCTGCTTCAACCCGTTATGCTCAGAGCACTGTGTTATCGCTCTCTGTTTTGTTTTTCCTCATCATATACCTTGCTTATTGA